In the genome of Brienomyrus brachyistius isolate T26 chromosome 24, BBRACH_0.4, whole genome shotgun sequence, the window AGGAGCACGCAAAATGCACTTCCAAGTCTCACAGAATCTGTTTCTTGAAACCATTTCTTGTGGCTTGTGTGGTCGCAAGCATATTAGAATGTTTGTCAGGCAAAGGTTTTTTCTCTAGAAATATAGGAATCGGCTATGCTTCATAAACTGTGGGATTTAGATTTAAAGTAAGCAGGAAATAATTCATGGGGATGTGAAATATATTTTCAGTTTGGATTTTTTATATTGCTTCATAGTCATAGTGACATCTAATACTAAATTTATGGGTTAATAGTACTGATCAAAGCAGAAGCGATAATATTTATTAACAGCATGGTTTTCGTTGGCACTGTATTAGACAGCTGTCCACAGGGGTAAATCACGGCACAGCCATGATTTAAAGATTTTAATACATTTGTTGCACTTACTACAATCCTGGTAAATAGATCCCGTTGTGTTATGTGTGGAATCAGTACATATTTCATGTAAATTAATGTTGCATTTATGATACAAGTCaagtaatttatttatatagcacatttaGAAACAACAGGAGTACTTTCCAGTTTAGAAAGAATTAATTAACAAATACGACATACAGagtaaaatgtataaataaagCATGGATGGCATAGTAAAATCTAaaatatagaaataaaatcACATGAAAATGTGCTTACCGGAAATTAGGaagttgaaatgaaaggaaatatAAAGCAATAAGCAACAGGAAAAAAAGAggataattaaaataaattaaaagtgttattaaaatgaaactgaaagtaACTTGTAACTAGTGGACTTGACAAAACACCGGGAGAATCTCAAGCGGAGTTGAAAGCAAGAGAAAAGAATCTGGGTCCTTGATGTAGATTTTAACTCGTATCGCTTACCGCCTCTGCCCTCAGGGGTGCGCTATAACAGCCAGCTGACGGTGGACGACTGCTTCGACATGGGCAAGACGGCCTACAACGATGCAGACTACTACCATTCGGTGCTGTGGATGCAGCAGGCGCTGCGGCAGCTGGATGCGGGGGAGGAGGCGTCTGTCTCCAAGGGCGACGTGCTGGACTACCTCAGCTACTCCGTCTACCAGATGGGCGACCTGCAGCGGGCCGTCGAGCTGACCCGGCGCCTGGTGGTCATCGGTGCGCGGCCCTCACCCTCTGACTCTTGCGGATATATCCCTGGCACGGGCTTATCTCCGCGAGTTTCCTTTTATATTCATTCATCTGGCGCTTTTATCCAACGCGACTCACAGTAGAGGGAAGGGCTACAATTACTATGCATTgacctgggattcgaacccgtgACCTTTGCATTGTTAGCGCAGAATTCTACTTGTCGAGCTAAAAGGACCTTTTGCTCCTTCCCCCTCACCAATGTGTTCCCTTTATTGTGTTTTCCTGCACCCACCCCCCGCCCTTtgtcctctctctcccccctttgACCTGCTGATTTGCCTGCCTAAGAAGCAGGGTGTCTGCAAAGCCCTCTGGCCGCCTATTGGCTGCAATTTATAGCAGCAGGACACGAAGGGTGTAATCATTGTCTAAAGGGTATAATTGGATGCAGGCTTTTTTCCCGTTTTTTTAAAGCTTTACCTAAAGTTGTTCATGGAGAGGCCTGTTTGAGAGGCGGGAGACACTTAAAAAGAGTTTTTCCTTCCTGTACTCCACCCTGAGTGGCTCGCTGAGTTATGCCAGGGAATGACATTATTGGGCAGTGGGATTTAATTTTAGCCCTCGGTGAAAATGCTGCAGTAGTGTGGCATGTTAGGGAGGCGCAGTAATATTAGTTACGTATATTTTTTGAGGCTTATTTCTTATGTGTATGTCTCTttgatttattaatttttaaaattctTTAATGTGTAAGGTTTTAGTAATTGTTCCAAGTGTTGCAAAACCGTGGGTTGCTGCAAGAGGGCGCCATACACTGCAATCTgacagtttttttccccctttcatTAACAGATCCCAGCCACCAGAGGGCGGGTGGAAACCTGCAGTATTTTGAGAAGCTGCTTCAGAAGGAGCTAAGGGCGAGCGAGAGGGCCGAGCCGAACCCTGCTGAGGAGAGGCCAATTCGGCTGGGAACCTACGACCGGCCCCTGGACTACCTCCCCGAGAGGGAGACGTACGAGGCCCTGTGTCGTGGAGAGGGCATCAAACTGGTGAGAGGAGGGGGGCCCCTAGAAGCAGGGCTGCCCAAGGCATGAGCCATCAAAACGGCTGCTTAGGGTCCagcggccaccagggggcgccccaTCTGATCAACGTATCTGAATGAGTAGGAGGATGACGAACAACAGCTATGTTAATCAAATGTTGCTTAGCGCCCCGAAAAGGGTTGGGCCAGCACATTCGCTTTTGCTAATAGAGCAATAGCACGTTTCAAAAACAACTGTGAcgagtggcctgtactacgaagcgaggTTACTCCCTTAATCGGGGTAacctgtcggatttaaggtaccgcagtctaaatggacttcatattcgttcacttacatttcgcAAGtttccccgataagccagtaaccccgcttcgtagtaaaGGCCGCAGGTGTTGTGTAACTCATGctaagttcacacacacacgtttctaCTTGCGGGTGAGGAATCCCCTGTATACACTTCAAGCAGAAGCCCTTTGTCATTTAAGCACATTTTAATGTATTGTTACTCATTGAATTTTATTATGCAAATGTTTCTTCCAGTCAGTATTCTCCCAAGATGTTTTTACTAAATCAGAGGCAGTTCTAGAATGTTTAATGAATGCCAGTGCAGAGCACCTTATTTACAATCTTATAGCTGTTAGGCAATCTATTGaagtctgtatgtatgaccaaGCTTCTGACATGAATATGGCCTGAGTTGCTTGCATGGCATGAAAACTCAATTAATTAAACTCTGCAGGAAGTTTATTTCTTAGCAGGCGGTGTAGCTACTCCGTAGGTGCAGCTGTAGATGACAGGTAGTAGCTAGTTCCGTGCTGTATTGTTGGAGTGTGACCATTCTGTGACAGCGGGTCCGGTGTGGAGGTGGCGTGGTCTGTGAAACAGCCCCAACTGACCCCAGGTCGTCTGCAGACCCCCGCGAGGCGCAGCCGGCTCTCCTGCCGCTACAACGACGGCAACCGGAACccgcggctgctgctggcccCCATGAAGGAGGAGGACGAGTGGGACAACCCACACATCGTGCGCTTCCTGGACGCGCTGTCCGACGCGGAGATAGAGAAGATCAAAGAGCTGGCCAAGCCCAAGGTGAGTCTGCAGGGGGCGTGAAATTTGGTCTGAAATTTTTGCTTTCTGGATTTGAACTGTCCACCTCTGAATCTTACACATTCGGCAGACTCTTACAGACGTACTGTATGTGTTGTCTAGGAGTCGGCTAGGCATAAGTACTGCTAGAATGAGCTTCCAATAAATGCCCAGGTACGAGTGCAAGCAGTATTGGAGCCGGAGCTACACAGCATCTTCTAACAAAGGAAGAACCTATAAGACTATTGAAGAACCGGAGGTGTAACATATAAACATTCGGGGAACGTAAAGAGGAATCAGACTAGTATTGGAATTCATGGAAGAGATGGGTTTAAATTGTTCATAGTGCATTAGTGCGTGTGCCGTGTGCTGGTCTGGTATCCAGCCTTGTaccatgtgcttcctgggatagtgTCTCTCATTGTCTTATTGGTTTTTCCCTCTAAAGCTTGCAAGAGCAACTGTTCGGGACCCAAATACCGGAGTTCTGACTGTAGCCCAGTACAGGATATCCAAAAGGTAAGGGACAGCAATCCTGCTGATGCTTTTTGTCCTTAGTGTGTTGTAGCTGCTGCCATGAAGTTGGTATGGTGGTAGTTGTGAGAGTCACATTTCCGGTCTCTAGTGCCTGGCTAGAAGGAGATGAGGACCCCGTGATTACACGTGTCAACCAGAGAATAGAAGATATCACTGGCCTCTCAGTGGCCACAGCGGAACTCCTGCAGGTATCTCCCGTCATGCTCGGCGTGATGTCATAAAGCAGAGCATTCCAGCTGAGATGACCTCAGCAGGGTGTTGCTAAGCAACCTCACGCCCTAAATTAACAAAGTCCCAAAATTGTAGCTTTTTAGTTTATATTCTGTATCTTTTTTTGCCAAACAGGTTGCAAACTATGGGGTTGGAGGCCAATATGAGCCACACTTTGATTTCTCGAGGGTAAGTGAGAGGTTCGATGAGAGGCGGAGATGTTTACATTGTGTTGTATACATCTcttaatatacatataaatgtgaACATATACTTCTGTAGGGTAAGTCAGCGTTTAAGTCTGAAATGGTGAAACGTTTTTATTGTAATGGCCTGTGATTTTTTACGTATGGCATTTACCACATGCTGTGTAAACAGCATTTTACTACAAGGAGTTTAATCACTGTAAAGATATTTCAGTATAAGTTCTTTCTGGTAAACATTAATGGCTAACGCTTGTTGTTTCTCTATTTCCATTGGTCAAAAAATATacaatcatatgttaacttaccaAGTTAATAAATATTCCCCAAATTTGAATATTGCTGGTTTTTCTCCGGTTTACAGCACATGTCCAGCCCACATTATTGCCATTAATCATTAGTGAATTAGAACAATGATCTAGCAAAGTGTATTCCAAAGAATACCGTGTTTGATTACACTTATCCACCGTGTTCAAATGCCGACGCTCCCCAGGTTACGATGGTCCGTGTTACGATATTTCGACTTTGCGTTGGGTAtgattattcaaaacattatatgAGATATTAAACACTTTATgataaaataggctttgtgttaatgactTTGCCCAACTGTAaactaatgtaagtgttctaagcatgtttaaggtaggctaggctaggctatgacgTTTGTTAGGTTAGACGTACTGTATTAAAAAGCTTTTTTGCCTTACGATATTTTTGCTTTACAATAGGTTTATCGGAACGTAACCCCCATCGTTATGTGGGCAGTGTTTGTGCAATATATTCCTGTATCTGTAAAAGAAGCACACCTGCTGAATTGGCTCCACCCAAAAGCAGCAGGTTTCTTTTCTGGGGATTTCTGAGCGGGATGGGGGGGTGATGAAAGACCTGGCGTGAATATACACCCCTCTGTTACAGCGTCCTTTTGACAGCGTGTTCAGGACCGATGGAAATAGGCTTGCAACCTATCTGAACTACGTAAGTACGTGCGCGGGTCCAGCGCGGACTCGCCACCGCTTCCTCCCATTTATTCTGCAATTTTATCTTCATAGAAAGATGAGCCCGATGCTTTCAAATCATTAGGCACTGGAAATCGCGTGGCTACTTTTTTAAACTATGTAAGTATTTTCGCGGAAAGTCGACGGTTCGATTTTTGTGTCTACGGGGGACAACCATGGCTGTCTTCAGGGGCGTAGGAACCCAGAGGGGCGGGGAgatgtgcaccccccccccaatatttgGTTTCAttggcttgccccccccccccccaaataaaataaaaacaaaataaaccttTCCATTTAAAAGATTAAGTTGTGTCACCTCCCAATATCAAACTCCGTCTTACGCCCTTGACTATATTCTCACTGTCTTTTCAATATTGCACTTTAATTGACTGATCTTCTCGTACGAATTCCCCCATTGCCGAAAGACGGGGTTACGGTAAAAGTAAAAGCTCCAACGCGATGATGTGGAGGAATGAAAAGAACCGTAACACGCTGGGTGATTTAATGCACATCCGAGAGGTGCATGTGTCAGTCAATTTCAGTACATATTGCGAAAATCGCTGTGCGGATGTCGTGAGCGTTTTAAAACAGagtgaaagcctgacagtgatgcattatgggaaagggAGCATGAGGCAGATGTCACGGTTGCTGATGGGGCCCAGATTTTCAAGGACATATTTGTTGCAGCCAAATCTGGAACGATTTCGCGACAAGCTGTATGTGTTTAGTCAGCGGTTGCACGGATACTGTGGCAGATTCAAGAGCTCTTGAATATGTTAAATTATATGTAAAATTTAGGGGTGGGGGATGCCGAAGTGAGTTTTTGTCAGGGGGCGGGAACTCAGTGCACTGTAGGATTTGGCACAGATAGTCATCACAGACCAGACAGTAAAGCCAGTAGGGTTGAGCCAGATAGAGACAATGCCAGGTATTGGCTGATTGTCGCTGTTTTTAAAACTGCTGCCTTTTACCGTTTTTTGTTcgtttgcttttgttttgtttttcccgCCCACACCTGCTCTGCCTTCGTTTCATGTAGATGCTCactagctcatgggagttttacttgcacaaaaatattctgagggcagacagaaatatgattggttcagagagttgtccaatcagattgtagaggatgtgggtccaagcaactagagaaggcaggaccaaccaatcagaacatttttgcgtaagtaaaactcccacaggcTGTTCACTACATGTTGAGTTTGGCTTATCTTACTTTTCGTGCCGGTTTCCTCGTTATTTTTCGCTCTGGGTTTGCTCTGTGTATGTTGGCCTATACATTCCTGTAGACGTTTTTCTTTCGACTTCTGTCATAGATAAAAGCAATGGTTCTGTGTCTGGAAAGAGAATAATCTACCCCAGTAGTACTTTTACTAATGGACAGCATTAGGTCTGGTAGCCCAAACCAGTGTtacccaatccagtcctcagggacccgcaaatggtccatgtttttgctccctcccagcaccctGTCAGACAGccgacatttttgctccccccaagctccctgccaaacagtccacatttttgctccctcccagcaccctACCAGAAAGTCcagatttttgctccctccaagccccCTAttggacagttcacatttttgctccatcccagcaCCCAGTAAGGTGGCCTATCTgcaggtccccaaggaccagattggggaAAACAGGCCTAAACCATGTCATTTGACACGTCGCTGTTTTCTGGCAGATGACTGACGTGGAAGCCGGGGGGGCCACGGTGTTCCCAGACTTTGGTGCCGCCATCTTGCCCCGGAAGGTAAGCACTACACTGTCCCATTACTACCCAGTCCATCCACGGTAAGAGACCAAGGTCTCGCCCAACCCCCAATGTCGCCCCCCAGCTCAACACTCCCTGTGCTCCTCCTTCCTCAGGGGACTGCAGTCTTCTGGTACAACCTGTTCAGAAGTGGGGAAGGCGACTATAGGACCAGACATGCAGCCTGTCCTGTGCTCGTAGGAAGTAAATGGGGTATGTAGGCCTTGCTTTGCGGCTCACTGTCTCTCAGCCATCCAGGCCTTGATTTGTAGCATCAGTGCTACTGGAAGGTGGGCAAGTGGATTCTGTGGAATTTATAGCCCCGTCGTTCAGCCTGTATTTCAGAACTGGGGCTAAAGCTGTCCTGCTTTAGAATGAACCGATTCTACTGATTTCGGCATGTATTTTTGTTAGAAAACAGCAAAGTAAAGTCTTACAAGTCTACTACCGTAGCTTGTAATGGGGCAAGACATAAGGCATTAAAATGACCTGGTGCAGCCTGACTTCGGCCCCCTGCAGAAATTACCCACCCAGGTCCGCCGCAGGCCGAGATGTTGGCTCGCCAGTGAGACGCGgcgtcttcctctctctctcctctccctcAGTCTCGAACAAGTGGTTCCACGAGCGAGGACAGGAGTTCCGAAGGCCGTGCGGCTTGACGGAAGTGGActgaggccccgcccccccccccccccatctcgctGAGCCCCTCCCCTCCTCGCTCTTCACTCTTCTATTCTCACAGGCCATGAAATTTAGAATTGTACGAACGTCCCCAATGGGCTGACTCCTTGAACCGTGAAAGAGCCCCTTACAGTCTGTGGCACTCGGTGCTTCTGGGTGTCCCGTTTGCAGTAAACTGATCAAAATATAAACCTTCATTCCAATATATTCTGTCCGTTGTATTTATAACACGAATAAATTATTACACTGTGCAAATGTTCATGACATATTTCATggtgattttttaaataaatgttggTTTTGAAACAATGCAATACCTATGTGTCTCTGTTTgacgtatttatttattaattctcAATTAATAAGTCTCAGTTTATTTCACACAGTGGCACATATGCTCAGAATCTAAGACATTgagcatgtttgtttgtttggtggCAGAACTGGTAAAGTGGCAGACTGTAGAGGTAACACAGAGCCCCTTAGGATGCTGTTTTGCGTCCAGCTCGAAGGATGTTGGTTCTATTTGTATCCCAGCATCGACACAGTAATTTCACCGTTGGGTTctcgagcgaggcccttaacttcCAGCTGCTTCAGGGACGACTGAACTCTGCATGCCTTTGCAGAAATGCAAGtcgctttgaataaaagcatctgctaatcaaataaaatataaatgtatttcaGTAGCTTATAAAATATATCCTTCTGATCTAGGGAGTGACTGACTGTTATCATAGATTCTACCCCTGTAATTTATAACTGAATTATAACCTGTGTGTGACGGCTAGATTTTACACCAGGCATCCAAACTGGTATTACTGCAAAGCCAGAAAAACCAGCAGACAGGTGACAGGCCGGTTTCTGGCTGTGTGTTAACGCCGGCCCAGGGTCTCTGGTGTAGTACTTCCTGCTTGGAAACGACTGGGACAAATGGGTAGATGGGTGTGGATCCAGCCTCATCTACAACAGCTCTCAACCTGTGGGGTGGAcgacgataaaaaaaaaaaaagtatgtatgTATGAGTGCATAGATATACACATATACGCTGTGACTCACATATATACGTTGTAGCTctgaaaattttgctgtggtctttTCCAGAGGTTTCCAAATGTCCTCCACAATGTAATAGAAACCTGTTTTTTTACGTTTGTGGGGGCTATTTTTCCAGGTCTTCACAAAGAAGTGAATGcaaga includes:
- the p4ha2 gene encoding prolyl 4-hydroxylase subunit alpha-2 isoform X2 produces the protein MMKTTKKHSSFISLGLFLLISASRAEIFTSIGQMTDLIYTEKELVQSLKEYIQAEESKLAAVKSWTSKLDRLTRMSTSDPEGYLAHPVNAYKLVKRLNTEWSELESLVLQNPSDGFIANISVHRQYFPDEEDEKGAAKALMRLQDTYKLDSESFSKGKLPGVRYNSQLTVDDCFDMGKTAYNDADYYHSVLWMQQALRQLDAGEEASVSKGDVLDYLSYSVYQMGDLQRAVELTRRLVVIDPSHQRAGGNLQYFEKLLQKELRASERAEPNPAEERPIRLGTYDRPLDYLPERETYEALCRGEGIKLTPARRSRLSCRYNDGNRNPRLLLAPMKEEDEWDNPHIVRFLDALSDAEIEKIKELAKPKLARATVRDPNTGVLTVAQYRISKSAWLEGDEDPVITRVNQRIEDITGLSVATAELLQVANYGVGGQYEPHFDFSRRPFDSVFRTDGNRLATYLNYMTDVEAGGATVFPDFGAAILPRKGTAVFWYNLFRSGEGDYRTRHAACPVLVGSKWVSNKWFHERGQEFRRPCGLTEVD
- the p4ha2 gene encoding prolyl 4-hydroxylase subunit alpha-2 isoform X3; translation: MMKTTKKHSSFISLGLFLLISASRAEIFTSIGQMTDLIYTEKELVQSLKEYIQAEESKLAAVKSWTSKLDRLTRMSTSDPEGYLAHPVNAYKLVKRLNTEWSELESLVLQNPSDGFIANISVHRQYFPDEEDEKGAAKALMRLQDTYKLDSESFSKGKLPGVRYNSQLTVDDCFDMGKTAYNDADYYHSVLWMQQALRQLDAGEEASVSKGDVLDYLSYSVYQMGDLQRAVELTRRLVVIDPSHQRAGGNLQYFEKLLQKELRASERAEPNPAEERPIRLGTYDRPLDYLPERETYEALCRGEGIKLTPARRSRLSCRYNDGNRNPRLLLAPMKEEDEWDNPHIVRFLDALSDAEIEKIKELAKPKLARATVRDPNTGVLTVAQYRISKSAWLEGDEDPVITRVNQRIEDITGLSVATAELLQVANYGVGGQYEPHFDFSRRPFDSVFRTDGNRLATYLNYKDEPDAFKSLGTGNRVATFLNYMTDVEAGGATVFPDFGAAILPRKGTAVFWYNLFRSGEGDYRTRHAACPVLVGSKWVSNKWFHERGQEFRRPCGLTEVD
- the p4ha2 gene encoding prolyl 4-hydroxylase subunit alpha-2 isoform X1: MMKTTKKHSSFISLGLFLLISASRAEIFTSIGQMTDLIYTEKELVQSLKEYIQAEESKLAAVKSWTSKLDRLTRMSTSDPEGYLAHPVNAYKLVKRLNTEWSELESLVLQNPSDGFIANISVHRQYFPDEEDEKGAAKALMRLQDTYKLDSESFSKGKLPGVRYNSQLTVDDCFDMGKTAYNDADYYHSVLWMQQALRQLDAGEEASVSKGDVLDYLSYSVYQMGDLQRAVELTRRLVVIDPSHQRAGGNLQYFEKLLQKELRASERAEPNPAEERPIRLGTYDRPLDYLPERETYEALCRGEGIKLTPARRSRLSCRYNDGNRNPRLLLAPMKEEDEWDNPHIVRFLDALSDAEIEKIKELAKPKLARATVRDPNTGVLTVAQYRISKSAWLEGDEDPVITRVNQRIEDITGLSVATAELLQVANYGVGGQYEPHFDFSRKDEPDAFKSLGTGNRVATFLNYMTDVEAGGATVFPDFGAAILPRKGTAVFWYNLFRSGEGDYRTRHAACPVLVGSKWVSNKWFHERGQEFRRPCGLTEVD